From the genome of Catenulispora sp. MAP5-51, one region includes:
- a CDS encoding FAD-binding protein, with the protein MRIDAQHSRRSFIRAVSVGTLAVGFDLTSRAWAAQAPQHAGPDFRHAPHLDGRLLVAPADLAPYEDDFGHLVHRTPQAALLPGSVRDIAAMIAFCGPLGIPVAPRGQGHQTFGQAQVEGGLIVDLGPLDTISVDPAAQTATVGAGAVWSAVLTASLAHGLTPPVFTDYIELSVGGTLSAGGVGGASHRHGAQVDNVVELEVVTGTGQVRTCSATRDADLFHAALSGLGQVGVITRAVIRLVAAPTSVRSYSLVYPTVAALTAAQRKAVGDGRFDWLEGTILPAAGGGWTYILEGSAFYDTTPPDDSALIGDLGYVGPPQIQDSAYFDFVDDLAPTVAALKASGEWYDPHPWFNGFLPDAATDTLAEATIAATTPADLGASGLILLYPVPTARFTAPLLSVPKGELAFLFAVLRTAAPDDALPAPELLQANRDLYLSVQAKGGTQYPVGAIPMTPADWRTQYGARWQQFRAAKQCFDPHGILAPGQGIFRRA; encoded by the coding sequence ATGCGCATCGACGCGCAGCACAGCCGTCGCTCGTTCATCCGCGCCGTGAGCGTGGGAACCCTGGCCGTCGGGTTCGACCTCACGTCGCGGGCCTGGGCGGCCCAGGCCCCGCAGCACGCGGGACCGGACTTCCGGCACGCCCCGCACCTGGACGGCCGCCTGCTGGTCGCCCCGGCCGATCTGGCGCCGTACGAGGACGACTTCGGCCACCTGGTCCACCGCACCCCGCAGGCGGCCCTGCTGCCCGGCTCGGTCCGGGACATCGCCGCGATGATCGCCTTCTGCGGCCCGCTCGGCATCCCGGTCGCCCCGCGCGGCCAGGGCCACCAGACCTTCGGACAGGCGCAAGTCGAAGGCGGCCTGATCGTCGATCTGGGGCCGCTGGACACGATCAGCGTCGACCCGGCGGCCCAGACCGCGACCGTCGGCGCCGGGGCGGTGTGGAGCGCGGTCCTGACCGCGAGCCTGGCCCACGGTCTCACCCCGCCGGTGTTCACCGACTACATCGAGCTCTCGGTGGGCGGCACGCTGTCCGCCGGCGGCGTCGGCGGCGCCTCGCACCGCCACGGGGCGCAGGTCGACAACGTCGTCGAGCTGGAGGTCGTCACCGGCACCGGCCAGGTCCGGACCTGCTCGGCGACCCGCGACGCGGACCTGTTCCACGCGGCCCTGTCGGGCCTGGGGCAGGTCGGCGTCATCACCCGCGCGGTCATCCGACTGGTCGCGGCCCCGACCTCGGTGCGCAGCTACTCGCTGGTCTACCCGACCGTGGCCGCGCTCACCGCCGCCCAGCGCAAGGCCGTCGGCGACGGCCGCTTCGACTGGCTGGAGGGCACGATCCTGCCGGCCGCGGGCGGCGGCTGGACGTACATCCTCGAGGGATCGGCGTTCTACGACACCACCCCGCCGGATGACAGCGCCCTGATCGGCGACCTCGGCTACGTCGGCCCGCCGCAGATCCAGGACTCCGCCTACTTCGACTTCGTGGACGACCTGGCGCCGACCGTCGCGGCGCTGAAGGCCAGCGGCGAGTGGTACGACCCGCACCCGTGGTTCAACGGATTCCTTCCGGATGCGGCCACCGACACTCTCGCCGAGGCCACGATCGCGGCCACGACGCCGGCCGACCTCGGCGCGAGCGGGCTGATCCTGCTGTATCCGGTGCCGACCGCCAGGTTCACGGCTCCGCTGCTGTCGGTGCCGAAGGGCGAGCTCGCGTTCCTGTTCGCGGTGCTGCGCACGGCCGCGCCCGACGACGCGCTCCCGGCGCCGGAACTGCTGCAGGCCAACCGCGACCTGTACCTGAGCGTGCAGGCCAAGGGCGGGACGCAGTACCCCGTCGGCGCGATCCCGATGACGCCGGCCGACTGGCGGACGCAGTACGGCGCGCGGTGGCAGCAGTTCCGGGCGGCGAAGCAGTGCTTCGACCCCCACGGGATTCTCGCTCCGGGACAGGGCATTTTCAGGCGCGCCTGA
- a CDS encoding SpoIIE family protein phosphatase — protein sequence MELRDHLSFLNQATARIGAGGDMVAVAGQFAAAVVPRLADFASVHLLDALFVDGAPAPPALGATASSLVRRVAVAHDEPPERWLALVPEGAVQIMHDTSPCHEAMATGMPVWLDRVTPDRAEAMALSHSPGDLYPLVAERAYLAVPIVIRGRVLGCVALTRRPERAEFDEIDVLTVGQLAAQAALGVDNARLFRGQVATAAEFRRGVLPTAPPTLAGVEVAHRYLPANPAVEVGGDWFDTIALPGSRVAIVIGDVMGHGVRSAAVMGHLRIAVQTLAALDLPPGQLLRQLDSLALQLGDDHLATCLYAVYDPIASCCVIANAGHLSPMLVRADGRVERVEVPSGAPIGVGGVAFDTAEIPIRDGDVLVLYTDGLVEARGDDIDDRIEALGECLELAARPAADPEALCDTLLTMLDGDKHEDDVALLAARLKGIPAENIANWLLAPLPPTVPRARRLVRQAMAQWDLPESVRDTTELLATELVTNAVRYAHGPIELRLLRTRTLLCEVRDDDHFLPILLEAGDLDEGGRGLFLVSQLALRWGVSRTANGKVVWFEMALEEGWG from the coding sequence ATGGAACTGCGGGACCATCTGTCGTTCCTGAACCAGGCGACCGCCCGCATCGGGGCCGGTGGCGACATGGTCGCGGTCGCCGGGCAGTTCGCCGCGGCCGTGGTGCCCCGGCTGGCCGACTTCGCCTCGGTGCACCTGCTGGACGCGTTGTTCGTGGACGGCGCCCCGGCCCCGCCGGCGCTCGGAGCCACGGCCTCCAGCCTGGTGCGCCGGGTGGCGGTGGCGCACGACGAGCCGCCGGAGCGCTGGCTGGCGCTGGTGCCGGAGGGCGCGGTGCAGATCATGCACGACACCAGCCCCTGCCACGAGGCGATGGCCACCGGCATGCCGGTGTGGCTGGACCGGGTCACCCCGGACCGGGCCGAGGCGATGGCCCTGTCCCACTCCCCCGGCGACCTGTATCCGCTGGTCGCCGAGCGCGCCTATCTGGCGGTGCCGATCGTCATCCGCGGCCGGGTCCTGGGCTGTGTGGCGCTGACCCGGCGCCCGGAGCGCGCCGAGTTCGACGAGATAGACGTGCTCACCGTCGGCCAGCTGGCGGCCCAGGCGGCGCTCGGCGTGGACAACGCCCGGCTGTTCCGCGGCCAGGTGGCCACCGCCGCCGAGTTCCGCCGCGGGGTGCTCCCGACCGCCCCGCCGACCCTGGCCGGGGTGGAGGTCGCCCACCGGTATCTGCCGGCCAACCCGGCCGTCGAGGTCGGCGGCGACTGGTTCGACACCATCGCCCTGCCCGGCAGCCGGGTGGCGATCGTGATCGGCGACGTGATGGGCCACGGCGTCCGCTCGGCGGCGGTGATGGGCCACCTGCGCATCGCGGTGCAGACGCTGGCCGCCCTGGACCTGCCGCCCGGACAGCTGCTCCGCCAGCTCGACAGCCTGGCCCTGCAACTGGGCGACGACCACCTGGCGACGTGCCTGTACGCGGTGTACGACCCGATCGCCTCCTGCTGCGTCATCGCCAACGCCGGCCACCTGTCCCCGATGCTGGTCCGCGCCGACGGCCGCGTGGAGCGCGTCGAGGTCCCCAGCGGCGCGCCGATCGGCGTGGGCGGCGTCGCCTTCGACACCGCCGAGATCCCCATCCGCGACGGCGACGTCCTGGTCCTGTACACCGACGGCCTGGTCGAGGCGCGCGGCGACGACATCGACGACCGCATCGAGGCCCTCGGCGAGTGCCTGGAACTGGCCGCCCGCCCCGCCGCCGACCCCGAGGCGCTGTGCGACACCCTGCTGACGATGCTCGACGGCGACAAGCACGAGGACGACGTCGCGCTCCTGGCGGCGCGTCTGAAGGGCATCCCGGCGGAGAACATCGCCAACTGGCTCCTGGCCCCGCTGCCGCCGACGGTCCCGCGCGCCCGCCGGCTGGTACGCCAGGCGATGGCGCAATGGGATCTGCCGGAGAGCGTGCGGGACACCACGGAGCTGCTCGCCACGGAACTGGTGACGAACGCGGTGCGCTACGCCCACGGACCGATCGAGCTTCGGCTGCTGCGGACCCGGACGCTGCTGTGCGAGGTCCGGGACGACGACCACTTCCTGCCGATCCTGCTGGAAGCCGGCGATCTGGACGAGGGCGGACGCGGGCTGTTCCTGGTGAGCCAGCTAGCTTTGCGGTGGGGAGTGAGCCGGACGGCGAACGGGAAGGTCGTGTGGTTCGAGATGGCGTTGGAGGAGGGCTGGGGCTAG
- a CDS encoding class I SAM-dependent methyltransferase: protein MVIGNPRSSTPHDQAWLEREQAQARAYDAIGARYDEAFPHKDGQLAVVSTLLEQLPAGARVLDVGAGTGLPTARQLADAGCRVTCLDISPRMLEIARKNVPEAECVLGDVVDLSPPEPGYEAVTAFFALLHLPRERIRTALRLIHDALVPGGRFAVAMVEADVDDVPIAFLDSRIRVTGFLREDLRTVLSESGFVIEHEQVLSYAPETSSAQPEIQMFFLCQKADEQS from the coding sequence ATGGTCATCGGGAATCCGCGCTCGTCCACACCGCACGACCAGGCGTGGCTCGAACGCGAACAGGCGCAGGCCCGCGCCTACGACGCCATCGGCGCCCGCTACGACGAGGCCTTCCCGCACAAGGACGGCCAGCTCGCCGTGGTCTCGACGCTGCTGGAGCAGCTCCCGGCCGGCGCGCGGGTGCTCGACGTGGGCGCCGGAACCGGGCTGCCGACCGCCCGGCAGCTGGCGGACGCCGGATGCCGGGTCACCTGTCTGGACATCTCCCCGCGGATGCTGGAGATCGCCCGGAAGAACGTGCCGGAGGCGGAGTGCGTCCTGGGCGACGTCGTCGACTTATCGCCGCCCGAGCCGGGCTACGAGGCGGTGACCGCGTTCTTCGCGCTGCTGCACCTCCCCCGCGAGCGGATCCGGACCGCGCTGCGCCTGATCCACGACGCGCTGGTCCCGGGCGGCCGGTTCGCGGTCGCGATGGTGGAGGCCGACGTGGACGACGTCCCGATCGCTTTCCTGGACAGCAGAATCCGGGTCACCGGGTTTCTGCGAGAAGACTTGCGTACTGTGTTGTCAGAGTCCGGATTCGTCATCGAGCACGAACAGGTACTTTCCTACGCACCGGAGACATCTTCGGCACAACCGGAGATCCAGATGTTCTTCCTCTGCCAAAAGGCGGATGAACAGTCCTAG
- a CDS encoding tetratricopeptide repeat protein, whose protein sequence is MSDDTDAYPDPARAADLPDFIALLEDLRRRSGNPSYRTLARRVGPLMRPPQTMPHSTIGDVFQSRRRRLNPDLVIAIVRALGADEAAVARWWQACVRVHGVAKTGGPLGVLRQLPADPADFTGREAELQQLLDAVAAAEAAGERLAAPFVATVEGMGGVGKTQFAVHVAHRLLRAGRCTGLQLYVNLRGFDPERPPADPEGVLEGFLRELGVPGQQIPETLDERAAMFRDRVHGREALLLLDNAADARQVRDLLPAASTCLVLITSRRSLADLEGASPLVLDVFRPEEARALLARVVGAERVAAEPEAADRIVAAGGRLPLAVSIVAARLKSRPAWTLADLAARLEADPDGETLTSRFLEPVFDLSYRGLAPQASRMFRLLGWHPGNDFSAASAAALAGLTTDSAEQLLERMQDEYLVDQKYAGRYEMHDLVRQYARNQARADAAEERPAASSRLLDHYLHNGHHAAMLEVPVRDPICVRLPAPQDQTVLVPMADATAAGAWFDAELEAIRELIQTCVESEPVIAWQLAWSLVGHCMKTARYWELIRTQTLALQAAERVGDLTAVSYSLQARVTAMTPLHMYDSVIADLNRSVEICRSTGDRFYEARGLCKIGAAWSQRQDYAAGLEYALLALEVSRSLGVDGRTEQARSLNLIGWSQAHLGDLEQAVDACEESVRLAEELDDLWSQAVALDSLAFAHREAGAYKTSAATYRRALAVHDRYGAAPFRAQTQTHLADLLVAMGEVDEALAMFREASGILETADEKLAEEVRQRIGELVATRER, encoded by the coding sequence GCTCGAGGATCTCCGCCGCCGCAGTGGGAACCCGTCCTACCGGACCCTGGCGCGGCGGGTCGGACCGCTGATGCGGCCGCCGCAGACCATGCCGCACTCCACGATCGGCGACGTGTTCCAATCCCGGCGCCGGCGGCTGAATCCGGACCTGGTGATCGCCATCGTCCGCGCGCTGGGCGCGGACGAGGCCGCCGTGGCCCGGTGGTGGCAGGCTTGCGTCCGCGTCCACGGCGTCGCCAAGACCGGCGGCCCGCTCGGCGTCCTGCGGCAGCTTCCGGCGGACCCGGCGGACTTCACCGGCCGCGAGGCCGAACTGCAGCAGCTGCTCGACGCCGTCGCCGCCGCCGAGGCCGCCGGCGAGCGGCTGGCGGCTCCCTTCGTGGCGACCGTCGAGGGCATGGGAGGTGTGGGGAAGACCCAGTTCGCGGTGCACGTCGCGCACCGTCTGCTGCGCGCCGGTCGATGCACCGGCCTTCAGCTGTATGTGAACCTTCGCGGGTTCGATCCCGAGCGGCCGCCCGCGGATCCCGAAGGCGTCCTCGAAGGCTTCCTGCGCGAGTTGGGCGTCCCGGGACAGCAGATCCCCGAGACGCTCGACGAACGCGCGGCCATGTTCCGGGACCGCGTCCACGGCCGCGAAGCCCTGCTCCTGCTCGACAACGCCGCCGACGCGCGGCAGGTCCGCGACCTGCTACCGGCCGCGTCGACCTGCCTGGTGCTGATCACTAGCCGGCGGAGCCTGGCGGATCTGGAAGGGGCCAGTCCGCTGGTCCTCGATGTGTTCCGGCCGGAGGAAGCGAGGGCGTTGCTGGCGCGCGTCGTCGGAGCCGAACGCGTCGCCGCCGAACCCGAGGCCGCCGACCGGATCGTGGCCGCCGGCGGCCGGCTGCCGCTGGCCGTGTCCATCGTCGCGGCGCGGCTCAAGTCACGGCCGGCGTGGACGCTCGCCGATCTGGCCGCGCGCCTGGAAGCCGATCCGGACGGCGAGACGTTGACGAGCCGCTTCCTGGAGCCGGTCTTCGACCTCTCCTACCGAGGCCTGGCCCCGCAGGCGAGCCGCATGTTCCGGCTCCTGGGATGGCATCCCGGCAACGACTTCTCCGCCGCATCGGCAGCGGCCCTGGCCGGGCTCACCACGGACAGCGCCGAGCAGCTCCTGGAACGGATGCAGGACGAGTACCTGGTCGACCAGAAGTACGCCGGACGGTACGAGATGCACGACCTGGTCCGCCAATACGCCCGCAACCAAGCCCGGGCCGACGCCGCCGAAGAACGACCCGCCGCCTCCAGCCGCCTGCTCGACCACTACCTGCACAACGGCCACCACGCCGCCATGCTCGAGGTCCCCGTCCGCGACCCGATCTGCGTCCGGCTCCCGGCGCCGCAGGACCAGACGGTCCTGGTGCCGATGGCCGACGCCACCGCCGCCGGCGCATGGTTCGACGCAGAGCTCGAAGCCATTCGGGAACTGATCCAGACCTGCGTCGAATCCGAACCCGTCATCGCCTGGCAGCTGGCGTGGTCGTTGGTCGGGCACTGCATGAAGACGGCCCGCTACTGGGAACTGATCCGCACCCAGACACTCGCCCTCCAAGCCGCCGAGCGCGTCGGCGACCTCACCGCCGTCTCGTACTCGCTCCAGGCGCGGGTCACGGCGATGACGCCCCTCCACATGTACGACAGCGTCATCGCGGACCTGAACCGCTCTGTCGAGATCTGCCGCAGCACTGGCGACCGTTTCTACGAAGCGCGCGGGCTCTGCAAGATCGGTGCCGCGTGGTCCCAGCGGCAGGACTATGCGGCCGGCCTGGAGTACGCGCTACTGGCGCTGGAGGTGAGCCGGTCCCTGGGTGTCGACGGCCGTACAGAACAAGCACGAAGCCTGAACCTGATCGGATGGAGTCAGGCACACCTGGGAGACCTGGAACAAGCCGTCGACGCCTGTGAGGAATCGGTGCGGCTGGCCGAGGAACTCGACGACCTGTGGTCCCAGGCTGTCGCGCTCGACAGCCTGGCGTTCGCGCACCGCGAGGCCGGCGCCTACAAGACGTCCGCGGCGACGTACCGGCGCGCGCTGGCGGTTCACGATCGCTACGGCGCGGCGCCTTTCCGGGCCCAGACGCAGACGCATCTCGCCGATCTGTTGGTGGCCATGGGAGAGGTCGACGAAGCGCTCGCCATGTTCCGGGAGGCGTCCGGAATCCTGGAGACGGCCGATGAGAAGTTGGCCGAGGAGGTCCGGCAGCGGATCGGGGAGCTGGTGGCGACAAGGGAGCGATGA